Part of the Aythya fuligula isolate bAytFul2 chromosome 11, bAytFul2.pri, whole genome shotgun sequence genome, CCTCCCAGAGGGTGGGGGGGACGGTTCTCTGGGCCCAGGTGCATTCACAGCAATGCCCTGGAGATCTGTGATTTTTGCAATGATTTTAACCAACTCTGTAGCCCTGGCTCTGTGAGGGATCTCATAAATCTGCCCGTAAGCAGGCTGTATAGGCCCAGTGCTACTGcaggggggaggaaggcaggaaaaatggaaacataaaATCTGAGGGAAAGCTGCTGGAGCCTGGCGTGCTTACTGCTGGGGAAAGGCattaatagaaacaaaaaaaaaagggggcaagGAGGTGCTCGAATGGCAACGAAAGGAGGATGGAAGGGTCTTGGGGTGGTGGGGGcatggcagagctggggcagcctgtgccaggcgAGTGCACCACAAGCACCAGCCCTGCGCCAACCTGGAGCCTCCGCCGTGCGTTTCACTCGGGCTCGTGGGACTGGTAGTTGTCAGCTCAAAATGTTCCCAGGGAGGAGGATTTGGGCCCTGTGTCCCTGTGCCCTTTGCTGCTGCATCTTTCCTGCAAAGAACTCAGGAAAGGGGCACCTTTGGCTTTCCCGGCCTGCCCCTGAATTGCACGGGAGCCTGTCCATGGGAAATTCTGCTCTGAGGGGCACAGGGAGCCCAGACCTCAAACCACAGGGTCTGTAACCTAGCCAGCAGGGCCAACGGCGGGTCCTGGGCtgtgcctccctgctgcagcctggtccCTGGCCCTTGCTGCAGGTGTCTCACGTGGGACCCCTggagctgcacagccccacGCGTCCCAGGGCGCACAGAGCCCGGGACCAGCTCTGGAAATGCCCGTGTTCAGTCTGGGGGGGGTATTGGGGACGGTGATCACCAAATAGGTCAGTCCGTGCTGAAACGAGCCTTTAccagagcagcctggctgtCGGGCTGCGCAGGGTGGGAGGGAGCCCCGAGGAAGGCTAACTAACGTCcgtccctctccttccccagccatGACAGCATAGGCAGCGGTGAGAAATGGATCGCTTCACCGAGTGTGGGACCCAGACGGACGCCGTGGTGGTGCTCTCCCTGGCACAGGCGGCGGTGCTGGGCTTGGTGTCCGACAATGAGCTGCTCGGGGCCACCGTCAGCCCCGCCGGCTTCTTcccggggctgggaggagaactGCCCGAGGCGTCGGGAGGGGAGCCCGAGGAGCCGGAGGGCGACGGGCAGGCAGCGGGGGacgggcaggaggaggaagcccTGGAGGCAGAGTCCTCCTTGGAGAAGCATGCCCGGAGGAGGAAGCGGCCTCCTGTGAGGCTGGTGCCCAAGGTCAAGCGTGAGAAGGCcgaggtggaggaggaggtggtgtaCGAAGTGTCCGTCCCCGGGGAAGACAAGGGCGAGCTGCAGCACAAGCTCCCGCCCGCCTTCCCGGACCCCAGCCAGGAGAAGACGGTGCAGAGCAGCGCCGTGAAGATGATCGACCTCAGCTCCTTCAGCAGGAAGCCCCGCCGCCTGCGGCACCTGCGCCGGCACACGCGCCAGTCCTCGGAGAGCTACGAGCCGCACCACGGCGAGCCCGACCCGGCGGGCACGGCGGAGGGCAGCACCGCCGGCACCCCGCAGACCGAGTGCGCCTTCGAGGCGGGCGCCCCGTCCCCCGGCGAGGCCGAGGCGCCCGCGTCCCCCGAGCAGGTGAAGAGCGAGCAGGGCTTCTCGTGGCAGGAGCCCGGGGAGCTCGAGGGGGACGCGGCGGGCGCCAACAGCGAGCGCAACAAGAAGGCGCAGCTGGACCGGCTGGACATCAACGTGCAGATCGACGACTCCTACCTGGTGGAGGCGGGGGACCGCCAGAAGCGCTGGCAGTGCCGCATGTGCGAGAAGTCCTACACCTCCAAGTACAACCTGGTGACCCACATCCTGGGCCACAACGGCATCAAGCCGCACTCCTGCCCGCACTGCAACAAGCTCTTCAAGCAGCCCAGCCACCTGCAGACCCACCTGCTGACCCACCAGGGCACGCGGCCGCACAAGTGCGAGGTGTGCAGCAAGGCGTTCACGCAGACCAGCCACCTGAAGCGGCACATGCTGCTGCACACCGACATCAAGCCCTACAGCTGCCGCTTCTGCGGCAGGGGCTTCGCCTACCCCAGCGAGCTGAAGGCGCACGAGGTGAAGCACGAGAGCGGCCGCTGCCACGTCTGCGTGGAGTGCGGGCTGGACTTCTCCACGCTCACCCAGCTGAAGCGGCACCTCGCCACGCACCAGGGCCCCACGCTCTACCAGTGCCTGGAGTGCAGCAAGTCCTTCCACTACCGCAGCCAGCTGCAGAACCACATGCTGAAGCACCAGAACGTCCGGCCCTTCGTCTGCACCGAGTGCGGCATGGAGTTCAGCCAGATCCACCACCTCAAGCAGCACTCGCTCACCCACAAGGTAGGTGCCGGGGCCGGGCGTGCGGCGCATCAAGcgccccagggctgctgcttttgctgtgtcCCGGGGAGAGGTGTTGGCCCCGGGGATGGGTGCTGGTGGGCCGGGTAGCATTCACTACAGCTCCTTAAATGGGAGAGAAACTGCAGTCATCGTGCAGGCAGGGTGTCAGGGGATGGCCTGGGGGTTTCCATCCCCCGGGAAGGGGGCTTTCAAACCTGCagcagggggctgtgctgggtgctggccaGTGTACTGACCCTGCAGTGGGTCTGACTGAGGgctctgctgtttctcaggGGCTCTTTCACGGGGGAGCGATTGCCCGGCCAGCCAgagggcagagcctggcagccAGGTCTCCTTGTGCCCAGCTCCCCCCACAGCCCACCTCCCTAGGGTGGCTTGGGCAGGGCTCACCGAGGTGCCGCACCGCAGCGtgggctgcagcggggctgtgctCTCCTGATGGCTCCTTCCTGCCCCTTGGCCGAGCTGCTCTCGGTGTcaccccagcagcacacagtgCTGGGTTTTCCAAGTGCTGGGAACACTTTCCCAGGGGGACCAAGCGGTGATGTGTGGGGCGAGGAGGGGTGggggctgcctgctgtgtgGCGGAGTTGGGGTCccaggcagcgggaggggaCGGCCCCAGGCTCTTGGCAGCACCAGCGCTGCTCACAGAACAGGCAGCGAGAAGGAGTCAGGAAATGCTTTGGGAAGGTGCAGGAGGGCTGGTTAGGGAAAACCTCCCATCGCGGCTGGCTCCAGCCGGCAGTCACTGAAGCTCAGCTCCCATCCCTGTGCCTCAGGAGGCTCTGCTCGGGACCCCCCCGTGCGCCCCGGCCGGCAGGGTGCAGCCGGAGCTGCcgcagcagagccctgcccgCGCTCACCCCGTGCTGCAACCCCTCCAGGGCGTGAAGGAGTTCAAGTGCGAGGTGTGCGGCCGGGAGTTCACCCTGCAGGCCAACATGAAGCGCCACATGCTCATCCACACCAGCGTCCGTCCGTACCAGTGCCACATCTGCTTCAAGACGTTTGTGCAGAAGCAGACGCTCAAGACCCACATGATTGTGCACTCACCGGTGAAGCCGTTCAAATGCAAGGTACGGCGGGGGGGGCCGTCCTGGcgctgctctctgctcctggAGAGGTGCCAGCcggggctgggctgagccctCAGCCAAACGAATGCAGTTTTGTGATGCCTCCCTCTGTTCGCACGGGCAAACAGCTCGTCCTGCGCTGCCTGAgccgtgcagcaggcaggcagtggcTCGGGACGAGGGAGCGGGGACGGCTGCCCGAGGAGGGCAATTCCTGCCTGCCTCTAAGCAGTGCTACACATGCGGGGTTTCGTGAGTGTGGGCTTCACAGAAATACCAGCAGGTCGTCCTTGAGGCCTCCCATGaaaggcagggggagggaggggggcagcccCATTAGTCTTGGACATCCGTGGAGTCAGTCGGGGACCCGGGAGCAAGGTCAGGTCTGCAGAGCCCACGTCCCCGAGGCAGTGCTGCCCGGCAGGGGCAAtgcctgctgctcagcccttgctggggggcggggggcaccAGGAGAGCCCTCGCTAACCCCAGGAACGTTGTTGTAGGTTTGTGGGAAGTCCTTTAACCGCATGTACAACCTGCTGGGCCATATGCACCTGCACGCTGGGAGCAAGCCCTTCAAGTGTCCCTACTGCTCCAGCAAGTTCAACCTGAAGGGCAACCTGAGCCGGCACATGAAGGTCAAGCACGGGGTGATGGACATCAGCCTGGACAGCCAAGGTAGGTGCAGGTGGGGCCGGAGGCTGTGGCCGGTAGCTGGCCCTGCCCACCgcaggctgggtgctgtggtGTCCCTCGGCGTGCTGCGGGCTCCGGGCTGTGCCGCGGCACCTCTGGGGAGCACCCAGTGGGTGCTGTGGTGGGGAGGGTGCCACAGGGCCACGCGTGGAGCACCAGCACCACGGGGCAGGGCTGACACCGTGTGGGCGCTGTCCCCTAGACCCCATGATGGACCTGGCCGGGGCTGAGCACGCCGAGCTGGACGGCCAGCAGGAGATGGAAGACTTCGAGGAGGAGAACTCTTACGGCTACGGAGGGGTCGGCAACCCCCCGGACGAGAGTGCACTGGCGGAGCAGGCCATGAAGGAGATGGCGTACTACAACATGTTGTAGCCAAgccggggggggcggccggcccgcagcaggctggaggaggGCGGCCGCCGGCCTGCGTGGACCTCGAGTGGtaagaggagctgctgctgcccgcggGCTCGGCGCCCAGGCAGACCCGCTGGAgaggggcaggctgcagccgGGCAGAGACGGGGAtgtcctgcaggctgtgctgggtggaggctggaggtgctgcagggcagcggTTGCTGCTTGCCTCAGGCACTTGGAGCAGGCACGCCAAGCCGGCGAGGCTCCAGCACACTTTGAGAGCTGCAGAAGCCTGGGCAAGCTCTTGCCACCAACGGGGGCTGTTCCTGCTTGGGGCCCCGTCTCCCCCAGCCGCCCTGGAGAAGGAGCACCCGAGCTGCACGCAGctcccctgcccagcaccatcctgcctgtcctcctgcccgtcctcctgccctcccaccCGCCCCGCTGCGGGGTGGGAAGCCAGGACCTCGCCCCAATCTTCCCCTTGCCTGTAGCCCAGCACCCAGCGCACTCCGAGCTGCGGGCAGGGGAGGGCACATCCCAGAAGACGACGAGCATTATTTGTGATTCTACCTCCTGGGTCCTCCCTGCTCGGCTGCGgcaccagcccagcaccccccaTGCGCCCAGCAGCGCAGGAgcccctctgcctgcaggaagcCCGGAGGAAGGCGGCTGTGCCGCAGCGCCCGCTCATCCCCGGCTCCTCGGCAGGGAGAGCCGTTCTGGCATCAGCTGCGAGCTGGTACAGGCAAAGCTGTGGCAAGCCAAGAGAGGCCACAGGGCACatacaaaacagaatattttcttacaaactAATTGCAAAGCTCagtggaagcagcagctctgagtaTAGAGCAGCTTTAGCGAGCGATGTATTTAAAGGAAGGCAAACCCTGTTCAACTTGAGCAAATGATGgtattttgaaagtaatttatttttttcagatgtgccGCGTGGTTGGATTTATCTTTTCACTGAGTTCAGTTTCCTTCAACCAATGTTCTTTGTAAACCTGTGTAACGTGTGTGATCTGTGAAGCTGCGAGCAGCGCAGGCGGCggaggggcgcggggcgggcagAGCACCCAgggggctcctgctgcccgCGGGAGGCCGTGCCCGCCTGCACTAACGCACCAAAGCTGCTGTACGCACTGCCGGCGCTCCTCGCCCCCGTGAGCTTCTCCAGACCGGGGCTCAGGAAGGTTTTTGCTCTGGGAACACAGCCCCGGGATGCTGGTTTGCCTGACAGGCTCCCAGGTGCTGTGGGGGAGAACCGAGCCCAAGGAGTGACGGAGGCAGAAGTGGCAccggtggggatggggatggggacccTGCTGCCCggggagggagcaggcagggaacaGCTCGCTCCCAGTGcggggcacagccccagccagcccagggaggctgcagcagccctggggcacgCAGTGATCGCAGCCTCCCCACAGCCACACTTCCCGGAGCAGGGCACGTGCGGGGGCCAGCGGCTTTCCCTGTGGCCTGGGGGggttcctcctgctgcagcagcgcaGAGGCGCTGCCATCTGCCTGCCTCCAGGGGCCTGGTGccaccacccagccccagccccagcctcaccccccggctgcagccccccgagATGTGGCGCAGGGTGGAGGTGGCAGCGGCCTCCCCCCAGGCCGGAGCCCCCCACggcgcagccccctccccacgccCGCCCCTTGCTCCCGGACAGCGCGGCGCATCCCCCACAAGCTACCTCTGTCCCGTTACCAAAAAGCGCTGGTGCCAGCGGGAGCGGTGCGAGGAGCACCCCCAGGAGCACCCCCAGGAGCACCCCCAGGAGCACCCCCAGCCGTGCCGCACGGGGGCTGGTGCCGCCCCGCACCCCCCGGCGTGCCCGCCTTGTGCCCGCAGAGTGCTTCACCTGCCCCTTGTGCAAAGCCctactgtgtttatttttgttgatctCTTTGGTTTGAAGAGTTGTTTAGCAATAAttctaaataaatgaatattctttagctgctggctgcctcctgcGCCCGGGCAGGGAGGACGTGGCCGGGCGGCGAGCCCCCCGCGtgcccgtgcccccccccgcGAGCCGTGCCACCACCACGCGCGCCTCGGTGACGTGTTTAATAGCTGTTTGGCACCATGAGGTCAGAGGTTACAGAAAGTACAGTACGGTGaagggcagccccccccccccccacccccttcctaCAAACCCCTGCTagaaaggctttaaaaacaCTCGTAGGAAAACTGCTTATAAAAATGATTCCAATGTTCCTGAGCCGTGTCAGTGAGCTAGAGGCGGCGCTGGCTCGCTATCCTGTTAAAAATGAGGTAAAGGCTGGGCAGCACACGCGGACCCCCGCCCAGGGGGAGCCTCTTCTACTTcttgcccagggccttgtccaagTTGTTCTTGATGGCATCCAGGAAGTCGGTGGTGTTCACAAAGTGCTCGTTCAGCTTCACGCTGCGAGAGAAGGGTgcggggaagggctgggggggtcccgggggggcgAGCGCCCTGCCCGTCCCTGCCCACGCAGCGCCAGCTGGCCGCCCGCGGGGAGAGGAGCCCCCACAGCGGGACGTggctccctgcccagccacaGCCACCGCCCGACCAGGGCGAGCCGTAAATAGATGCCCAGTGTCCCCAGAGGCCGGCCAGCCCCCGGTGCCCGTCCTGCGGCCGCCCCAGAGGGCGAGCTTGCCTTCGTGGCACACGCTCCCTGTACACCCCTCCGCCCCGTAAGCCACACTTACTTGGCAAGCCCGTGAATGCAGCCTGCCAGATCCTTCGTCATCGTCCCACTCTCCACGGTCTCAACGCAGACCTTCTCCAGCGTCTGAGCAAAcctggggggcagcggggtcACCGGCAGCCACAGCGTGGGGCCCCGTGTCCCGCAGTGTCCGGCACCAGCAGGGCTCGGGTGGGACGGGGCCACCCTGGGGGCACCCCCAaaccaccccaccccaccccaccccgcTCACTTGATCAGCTCTGGGTTACTGTCCAGCTTGCCCCTGTGCTCCAGCCCACGCGTCCAGGCGAAGATGCTGGCGATGGGGTTGGTGCTGGTGGGCCGGCCCTGCACGCAGAGAGCCCCCGTcagcggccgggccggggcagctctccccggggctgcgggggccgCACACCCACCTTCTGGTGCTCCCGGTAGTGGCGCGTGACGGTGCCGTGGGCAGCCTCTGCCTCGATGGTCTTCCCATCCGGACACACCAGGACGGAGGTCATCAGCCCCAGGGAGCCGAAccctgcagggggacagggTCAGGGTGGCCCCAGGCGGGTGGCGGCgcccccccagccaccccctCCCAattccccccccagcagccccggcATTACCTTGGGCCAGGATATCCGACTGGACGTCCCCGTCGTAGTTCTTGCACGCCCAGACAAAGCCTCCGGAGGACTTTAGCACCTGGGCCACCATGTCGTCGATCAGCCGGTGCTCGTACCAGATCTTCAGCTTGTCGAACTCCGTCTTGTAGTGCCTGGGAGCCAGAGTGGCTGTCAGCAGGCGTGAGTGTCGCGGGGTGTGGggccccctccccaggccccagagcccccccccagcaggggcaggcggctgcccccccccagctccatgcagagcagccccagcagcccggcCAGGTCCGTACTTATCAAAGATCTCCTGGAAGAGGTCTTTGAAGCGCCCGTCGTAGGCTTTGAGGATGGTGTTCTTGGTGCTCATGTAGAGAGGCCACTTCTTCTGGATGGCGTACTGGAAGCAGCTGTGAGCGAAGCCCGAGATGGACTGCAACAAACGGGTGCAGACGCTGCGGTCAGCAGGGACCCGGGTTCCTTGGCTGTCCCGCAGCGCTGTGGGACCCCCACCCTGCCAGCCTGGCCACGAGCCCACAGCAGGGCCGTGCCAGCCCACGGGACCCCAATGCCCCCCGCCAGTACCTCGTCTGTGTTGTACATGCCCATGCCCACGCCGCCGCCGGGGAAGTTGTACACCTCCCACTCCTTCACCCCGCTGCCGTCCTTCGGCGTGAAGACCATCTTGAACGTCCCGGACTTGTTCACCACGAAGTCGGTGGCTTTGTACTGCAGGGGCAGCACGGGGTGTCActgcagggccggggggggctgcgggcaccccTGGGGGCTGCGCCGGCCGCCCCGCGGGCTCACCTGGTCACCGTGGGCATGCCTGCCGATGGTGATGGGCTTGGTCCAGCCGGGCACCAGGCGGGGGATGTTCTTGCAGATGATGGGCTCCCGGAACACCGTCCCGCCCAGGATGTTCCGGATGGTCCCGTTGGGGCTCTTCCAC contains:
- the ZNF710 gene encoding zinc finger protein 710 encodes the protein MDRFTECGTQTDAVVVLSLAQAAVLGLVSDNELLGATVSPAGFFPGLGGELPEASGGEPEEPEGDGQAAGDGQEEEALEAESSLEKHARRRKRPPVRLVPKVKREKAEVEEEVVYEVSVPGEDKGELQHKLPPAFPDPSQEKTVQSSAVKMIDLSSFSRKPRRLRHLRRHTRQSSESYEPHHGEPDPAGTAEGSTAGTPQTECAFEAGAPSPGEAEAPASPEQVKSEQGFSWQEPGELEGDAAGANSERNKKAQLDRLDINVQIDDSYLVEAGDRQKRWQCRMCEKSYTSKYNLVTHILGHNGIKPHSCPHCNKLFKQPSHLQTHLLTHQGTRPHKCEVCSKAFTQTSHLKRHMLLHTDIKPYSCRFCGRGFAYPSELKAHEVKHESGRCHVCVECGLDFSTLTQLKRHLATHQGPTLYQCLECSKSFHYRSQLQNHMLKHQNVRPFVCTECGMEFSQIHHLKQHSLTHKGVKEFKCEVCGREFTLQANMKRHMLIHTSVRPYQCHICFKTFVQKQTLKTHMIVHSPVKPFKCKVCGKSFNRMYNLLGHMHLHAGSKPFKCPYCSSKFNLKGNLSRHMKVKHGVMDISLDSQDPMMDLAGAEHAELDGQQEMEDFEEENSYGYGGVGNPPDESALAEQAMKEMAYYNML
- the IDH2 gene encoding isocitrate dehydrogenase [NADP], mitochondrial — protein: MAARYLRAVPALSRAAGLPRCPPAAAAAAAVLGPSGPRRHYADKRIKVANPVVEMDGDEMTRIIWAFIKEKLILPNVDVQLKYFDLGLPHRDKTDDQVTIDSALATQKYSVAVKCATITPDEARVEEFKLKKMWKSPNGTIRNILGGTVFREPIICKNIPRLVPGWTKPITIGRHAHGDQYKATDFVVNKSGTFKMVFTPKDGSGVKEWEVYNFPGGGVGMGMYNTDESISGFAHSCFQYAIQKKWPLYMSTKNTILKAYDGRFKDLFQEIFDKHYKTEFDKLKIWYEHRLIDDMVAQVLKSSGGFVWACKNYDGDVQSDILAQGFGSLGLMTSVLVCPDGKTIEAEAAHGTVTRHYREHQKGRPTSTNPIASIFAWTRGLEHRGKLDSNPELIKFAQTLEKVCVETVESGTMTKDLAGCIHGLANVKLNEHFVNTTDFLDAIKNNLDKALGKK